A part of Tessaracoccus timonensis genomic DNA contains:
- a CDS encoding DinB family protein: MTEPHIDAVGRPEPRMDAGETETLLGFLDYQRATLEWKTRDLTDEQLRQRLHPTTMTLAGMLAHLATVEDFWFSMVVAEGPFPDCWPSEVAGDPDWEWTVAMRWPGERLRGVWVDAVARSRAVVEKQLAQPDDVALSATHPAWGGRAHVSLRWVLVHMIEEYARHNGHADLLRESIDGETGE; the protein is encoded by the coding sequence ATGACCGAACCGCACATCGACGCCGTCGGACGCCCCGAGCCGCGCATGGATGCAGGGGAGACCGAGACGCTCCTCGGCTTCCTCGACTACCAGCGCGCGACGCTTGAGTGGAAGACCCGCGACCTGACCGACGAGCAGCTCCGCCAACGCTTGCACCCCACGACGATGACCCTCGCCGGGATGCTCGCGCACCTTGCGACCGTCGAGGATTTCTGGTTCTCGATGGTCGTCGCGGAGGGGCCGTTCCCGGATTGCTGGCCGTCCGAGGTCGCCGGCGACCCCGACTGGGAATGGACCGTGGCGATGCGGTGGCCGGGGGAGCGGTTGCGGGGCGTGTGGGTCGATGCTGTGGCGAGGTCGCGGGCCGTCGTCGAGAAGCAGCTGGCCCAGCCCGACGACGTCGCGCTCTCCGCCACCCACCCCGCCTGGGGCGGGCGCGCGCACGTGAGCCTGCGCTGGGTGCTGGTCCACATGATCGAGGAGTACGCCCGCCACAATGGCCACGCCGACCTGCTGCGCGAGTCAATCGACGGCGAGACGGGCGAGTAG
- a CDS encoding ABC transporter ATP-binding protein, translating to MTSSAIEMNDLTIRFGDFTAVERVSASVPKGSFSVITGPNGCGKSTLLRAVAYVRPADEGSVAMLGQDVARMGRRQLARTCSLLPQTTVTPRGLRVEELVARGRHPYHSFLSSSAPGDAEIIDRAMERAGVTDLVGRQVAELSGGQRQRVWLAMVLAQDTPVILLDEPTTFLDLSAQYLLLDLCSDLVDEGRTVVAVLHDLPQAAAYADHVLMLKQGRLVAEGPPAEVITAENVEDTYRIKCRVDLDDPRGPVVLPLARQHRLCT from the coding sequence GTGACCAGCTCAGCGATCGAGATGAACGATCTCACCATTCGCTTCGGTGACTTCACTGCCGTTGAGCGCGTCAGTGCCAGTGTGCCCAAGGGCAGCTTCAGCGTCATCACCGGCCCGAATGGATGCGGCAAGTCGACCTTGTTACGCGCTGTAGCTTATGTGCGACCAGCCGACGAGGGTAGTGTCGCAATGCTTGGCCAGGACGTTGCGCGCATGGGCCGTCGACAGCTGGCGCGTACCTGCAGTCTTCTGCCGCAAACCACTGTGACCCCACGGGGTCTGCGCGTGGAGGAGCTCGTGGCGCGTGGCCGCCACCCATACCACTCGTTCCTCAGTAGCAGTGCCCCCGGCGATGCTGAGATCATCGACCGGGCGATGGAGCGCGCTGGGGTCACAGACCTCGTCGGCCGGCAGGTCGCCGAACTCTCCGGTGGTCAGCGTCAACGTGTCTGGTTGGCGATGGTACTTGCCCAGGACACCCCGGTCATTTTGCTGGATGAGCCCACCACTTTCCTGGATCTCTCTGCCCAGTACCTGTTGCTCGATCTGTGCTCAGACCTGGTCGACGAAGGCCGTACGGTCGTGGCCGTTCTGCACGACCTTCCTCAGGCAGCTGCCTATGCCGACCACGTGCTCATGCTGAAGCAGGGGAGGCTCGTCGCCGAGGGGCCGCCAGCCGAGGTGATCACTGCAGAGAATGTGGAGGACACCTACCGCATCAAGTGCCGCGTGGATCTGGATGATCCGCGCGGACCGGTGGTTCTTCCGCTTGCGCGGCAACATCGCCTGTGTACTTGA
- a CDS encoding FitA-like ribbon-helix-helix domain-containing protein: protein MSTSTIRQLDERTHARLRGRAAKHGRLVEAEARAILDAAVGLPEDNFLLGLHASFVEADGVDLVIPERTNPPRVVDFA from the coding sequence ATGAGCACCAGCACCATTCGTCAACTCGACGAGCGCACTCACGCTCGACTCCGCGGCCGTGCTGCCAAACACGGCCGGTTGGTCGAGGCTGAGGCGCGCGCAATTCTCGATGCCGCTGTGGGGCTGCCTGAGGACAACTTCCTCCTCGGGCTGCACGCCAGCTTCGTGGAGGCTGATGGCGTCGACCTCGTCATCCCCGAACGCACGAACCCGCCTCGAGTCGTGGACTTCGCATGA
- a CDS encoding phage tail protein: protein MSQVDFVDASTTGLESSPVAEALAWVEEILRCEHVIEFASRPLDVAVSDVEGIHWVHVFYESGLAVNVLYPVADKGKRAVGFKLSEGMEVPDELSAFKLTRQKSKLAGTIRGSFFVIKGEHPFTSPDGGQSLPRR from the coding sequence ATGTCACAGGTCGATTTCGTGGATGCTTCAACGACGGGCCTCGAGTCCTCGCCGGTGGCGGAGGCCCTCGCGTGGGTCGAGGAGATCCTGCGGTGCGAGCATGTGATCGAGTTCGCGTCGCGACCTCTCGATGTGGCCGTCAGCGACGTCGAGGGCATCCACTGGGTCCACGTGTTCTACGAGTCCGGCCTCGCCGTGAACGTGCTCTACCCCGTTGCGGACAAGGGCAAGCGCGCCGTCGGTTTCAAGCTGTCGGAGGGCATGGAGGTGCCCGACGAGCTGTCGGCCTTCAAGCTCACGCGCCAGAAGTCGAAGCTGGCGGGGACGATCCGGGGCTCGTTCTTCGTCATCAAGGGCGAGCACCCTTTTACATCTCCAGATGGAGGGCAGTCTCTTCCTCGTCGATGA
- a CDS encoding iron chelate uptake ABC transporter family permease subunit — protein sequence MLLVVALLASCAWTLAIGRLGIPLASQPQALVELVTGRGSLALTVLRGPRLAVAVGAGAALGLAGALFQRATANPLVTPDVIGITTAAGAGTALASAFGLPTGLGALGGALAAGVIIPWVTTTGFRNPGAVIVAGIGVAAAATATTQFVLVFSRQSEAMALAAALTGSLTARTWGDALTVWSVLVPLSLVAMGLRADLDLIGLGDEIAHGLGSRPDRTRTIALSVGILLTVGAVAAAGPLAFVALTAPHLARGLTGLPAMGSAALAGATTVCLADLAVQRLAFLDGLPVGILTALIGGLFLGAVLISQLRRGFL from the coding sequence ATGCTCCTGGTAGTGGCTCTGTTGGCCTCGTGTGCTTGGACGCTGGCCATTGGCAGGCTCGGCATTCCCCTTGCGAGCCAACCGCAAGCTTTGGTTGAGCTGGTCACTGGCCGAGGCAGCCTCGCTCTGACGGTTCTGCGTGGACCGCGCCTTGCTGTGGCGGTGGGGGCCGGAGCGGCGCTTGGCCTGGCCGGAGCCTTATTCCAGCGAGCCACAGCGAATCCACTCGTCACCCCCGATGTCATCGGGATTACGACGGCTGCCGGGGCCGGGACGGCGCTGGCGAGTGCATTCGGCTTACCGACGGGGCTCGGTGCCTTGGGGGGAGCCCTCGCAGCGGGCGTCATCATCCCGTGGGTCACAACCACAGGCTTCCGCAATCCCGGCGCGGTGATCGTCGCGGGGATCGGTGTCGCAGCGGCCGCCACCGCGACGACGCAGTTCGTTCTGGTTTTCTCGCGCCAGTCCGAGGCCATGGCTCTTGCTGCTGCGCTCACGGGGTCGCTGACCGCACGAACCTGGGGTGATGCGCTCACAGTCTGGTCTGTGCTTGTCCCGCTGAGTCTGGTGGCGATGGGGCTTCGTGCCGACCTCGATCTCATCGGCCTCGGCGACGAGATTGCCCACGGGCTAGGGTCGCGCCCTGACCGGACGCGCACCATCGCGTTGTCGGTGGGAATCCTGCTGACAGTGGGTGCTGTGGCAGCTGCAGGTCCACTCGCTTTCGTGGCGCTCACCGCACCTCATCTGGCTCGCGGATTGACCGGGCTTCCAGCGATGGGGTCTGCGGCCCTGGCTGGCGCGACGACGGTGTGTTTGGCGGACCTTGCCGTCCAGCGTCTGGCGTTCTTGGACGGGCTTCCTGTGGGCATACTCACGGCCTTGATCGGTGGTCTGTTCCTCGGCGCTGTTCTCATCTCACAACTTCGGAGGGGCTTCTTGTGA
- a CDS encoding iron ABC transporter permease, with protein MHTRRYSLVIAVLAAVMLGATCLLSLALGSKAIGLPVLVDALQGGGDPYVREVLAARVPRTVCGLVAGAALASSGAAIQTVTRNPLGDPGVLGLTSGAAAGVVTVSSIPGLAGLQLIGGAFTGAVVATVAVMTLGSFGRGPDATRLVLAGAVITAVAVAYSQAVSLRHQAAFDALRFWSAGSLAAGGSLGWPVAVLAVAGTGLFALGRGLDAVALGDEVAAGLGHHPALVRALTLTAAALLTAAATALTGPIAFIGLAAPHLARRCTSGSTRALIGMCCVLGPALLLLADVLGRLVLRPAEVPVGVVTGLLGAPLLLAVVRRSRGVL; from the coding sequence TTGCATACTCGTCGATATTCCCTGGTCATCGCCGTTCTCGCAGCGGTGATGCTCGGTGCTACGTGCCTGCTCAGTCTTGCCCTGGGTAGTAAAGCCATCGGACTTCCGGTCCTGGTGGACGCCCTCCAAGGGGGCGGCGACCCCTACGTGCGGGAGGTACTGGCAGCACGTGTCCCGCGCACTGTGTGCGGGTTGGTGGCCGGTGCCGCACTGGCCAGTTCCGGGGCCGCAATCCAGACAGTTACTCGCAACCCCCTCGGGGATCCGGGAGTTCTGGGTCTGACAAGTGGCGCAGCAGCTGGGGTCGTCACGGTGTCGTCGATCCCCGGACTGGCTGGTCTCCAGCTCATCGGCGGAGCCTTCACCGGAGCCGTGGTGGCCACGGTTGCAGTGATGACGCTGGGCAGTTTCGGACGAGGCCCCGATGCCACCAGACTGGTGCTCGCCGGAGCCGTGATAACAGCCGTCGCCGTCGCCTACTCCCAGGCCGTGAGTCTGCGCCACCAGGCAGCCTTCGACGCGTTGCGCTTCTGGTCTGCAGGATCGCTGGCGGCAGGCGGCTCCCTCGGTTGGCCCGTGGCCGTTCTCGCCGTCGCGGGCACGGGACTGTTCGCTCTAGGACGTGGCCTGGATGCCGTGGCCCTCGGCGACGAGGTAGCCGCCGGACTGGGGCACCATCCCGCACTCGTGCGTGCCCTCACTCTCACCGCGGCGGCTCTGCTGACTGCGGCCGCCACAGCGCTCACTGGTCCGATTGCTTTCATCGGTTTGGCTGCGCCGCATCTGGCAAGACGGTGTACCAGCGGCTCGACGCGTGCTCTCATTGGAATGTGTTGTGTACTCGGGCCGGCGCTCTTGTTATTGGCCGACGTGCTGGGGCGCCTGGTCTTGCGCCCTGCTGAGGTGCCTGTCGGAGTGGTCACCGGACTCCTGGGCGCACCTCTGCTGCTGGCGGTGGTCCGACGGTCACGAGGTGTGCTGTGA
- a CDS encoding DUF4261 domain-containing protein, whose translation MFGLFAKRSGKAVQSTRPEPTYEMSDSPVIGYVLLREVVSREQIIAIMNEHTDDEEVFEWDASDGDTLGCTINGLWVAISSTDVPFPDGEAQGALHPMFAGDDTEAIAEHRAFLLVAGMPGLSKGDSDDEATLSHLDAVANHVQVVRALLRLEEAVGYYSGDVETTYGKESYLAFTEAENPFAAAFLAPIWVSSRRDGAWDAYSIGLTKWGIPEVQVVGSTREPGDLFEYLMDIVGYLLGGARIRAGETLGRDEHEKITTSWQPSIIDEEETALHLEM comes from the coding sequence ATGTTCGGACTGTTCGCCAAGCGTTCCGGCAAAGCCGTCCAAAGCACTCGCCCCGAGCCCACCTACGAAATGAGCGATAGCCCGGTCATCGGCTACGTGCTGTTGCGTGAGGTGGTCAGCAGGGAGCAGATCATCGCGATCATGAATGAGCACACCGATGACGAAGAAGTCTTCGAATGGGACGCAAGTGACGGCGATACCTTGGGCTGCACGATTAACGGGCTCTGGGTTGCGATCTCATCGACGGATGTACCGTTTCCCGACGGCGAGGCGCAGGGCGCGCTCCACCCGATGTTCGCCGGCGACGACACCGAGGCCATCGCGGAGCACCGCGCATTCCTGCTCGTGGCGGGCATGCCCGGCCTCTCGAAGGGCGACAGCGACGACGAGGCCACGCTCAGCCACCTCGACGCCGTGGCCAACCACGTGCAGGTGGTACGCGCACTGCTGCGCCTGGAGGAAGCTGTGGGCTACTACTCCGGTGACGTGGAAACCACGTACGGCAAGGAGTCCTACCTGGCGTTCACCGAGGCCGAAAACCCGTTCGCTGCGGCCTTCCTGGCGCCTATCTGGGTGAGTTCGCGCCGGGACGGGGCTTGGGATGCGTACTCGATCGGCCTGACGAAATGGGGCATCCCGGAGGTCCAGGTGGTGGGGTCGACGCGCGAGCCCGGCGACCTGTTCGAATATCTGATGGACATCGTCGGGTACCTGCTCGGTGGAGCACGGATCCGGGCTGGCGAGACACTCGGCCGTGACGAGCACGAGAAGATCACCACGTCGTGGCAGCCGAGCATCATCGACGAGGAAGAGACTGCCCTCCATCTGGAGATGTAA
- a CDS encoding SulP family inorganic anion transporter: protein MTHPRAASKVGFRARALRFVPRRSDWSRATIGRDLSAGLMVALVALPLALGFGVASGVGAAAGITTAIVAGILAAVFGGSNVQVSGPTGAMTVVLIPIVAAHGADGVLVVGILAGLMLLVLAVTGAGRAMKYMPLPVVEGFTAGIAVIIALQQLPAALGVDVDGEKVLGLAWGAITAWLGAPSWRAPVMTLLVAAGIVIAARVRSGFPAALVLVAAATAINMLAGGGLKTIGYIPSTLPAPRWPQIPWEHLDSLLLAAVAVAALGALESLLSATVADAMTVGDRHDPDRELFGQGIANVVAPLFGGIPATAAIARTAVNVRAGAGSRLAAVFHSLLLLVAVLVAARWVGEIPLAALAGVLIATAVQMIHPRNITSVMRATKGDGATLLITAAATVVFDLIVAVLIGLVVAGFFALRDTARTAVFEATPLDKGDHRDEERELLDEHIAAFRVEGPLFFGAAHDFLLELAEVSWVKVVVLRMRYVTTIDATGAQMLAETIGRLERGGTRVLLSATKPEHVPVLRELGVFDQLAHENHVFDNTLDAIAHARLHVARIQHEESDGAPAAPRSGQHGE, encoded by the coding sequence GTGACCCACCCACGCGCCGCCTCAAAGGTAGGCTTCCGAGCCCGCGCCCTGCGTTTCGTACCGCGCCGCTCAGACTGGTCCCGCGCGACGATTGGGCGCGACCTCTCCGCGGGGCTCATGGTTGCTCTCGTCGCGCTCCCCCTCGCGCTCGGCTTCGGCGTCGCGTCCGGCGTCGGTGCTGCGGCCGGAATCACGACGGCCATCGTCGCGGGAATCCTGGCCGCGGTCTTCGGCGGCAGCAATGTGCAGGTGAGTGGTCCAACGGGCGCGATGACCGTCGTACTCATCCCCATCGTGGCCGCCCACGGCGCCGACGGGGTGCTCGTCGTCGGCATATTGGCTGGCCTCATGCTGCTCGTGCTCGCGGTCACCGGTGCTGGGCGGGCGATGAAATACATGCCGCTACCGGTCGTCGAAGGGTTCACGGCGGGCATCGCAGTGATCATTGCGCTGCAGCAGCTGCCTGCAGCGCTGGGCGTCGATGTGGACGGCGAGAAGGTCCTCGGGCTCGCATGGGGCGCAATCACAGCTTGGCTAGGCGCTCCGTCATGGCGGGCACCCGTCATGACCCTCTTGGTGGCGGCAGGGATCGTGATTGCTGCGCGCGTTCGTAGTGGGTTCCCCGCAGCGTTGGTGTTGGTAGCTGCCGCGACAGCGATCAACATGCTGGCAGGTGGCGGGCTCAAGACCATCGGCTACATCCCGTCGACGCTGCCCGCCCCACGCTGGCCGCAGATCCCGTGGGAGCACCTGGACTCCTTACTGCTGGCGGCGGTCGCCGTCGCGGCACTCGGGGCGTTGGAGTCGCTGCTGTCGGCCACGGTCGCCGACGCGATGACCGTCGGTGATCGGCACGACCCCGACCGCGAGCTCTTCGGGCAGGGCATCGCCAACGTCGTCGCGCCCCTATTCGGTGGGATTCCCGCGACGGCCGCCATCGCCCGGACTGCCGTCAACGTGCGGGCAGGCGCAGGCTCACGTCTGGCAGCGGTGTTCCACTCGCTGCTCCTGCTCGTCGCCGTGCTCGTCGCGGCCCGGTGGGTGGGCGAGATTCCTCTCGCCGCGCTCGCCGGTGTGCTCATCGCCACCGCAGTCCAGATGATCCACCCGCGCAACATCACCTCGGTGATGCGCGCCACCAAGGGCGACGGGGCTACCCTGCTCATCACGGCCGCCGCCACCGTCGTGTTCGACCTCATCGTCGCCGTGCTCATCGGCCTTGTCGTGGCGGGCTTCTTCGCACTGCGTGACACCGCTCGCACCGCGGTGTTCGAGGCCACCCCACTGGACAAGGGAGACCACCGCGACGAGGAACGCGAACTGCTCGACGAACACATCGCGGCCTTCCGCGTCGAAGGCCCACTCTTCTTTGGGGCCGCGCACGATTTCCTCCTCGAGCTCGCCGAGGTGTCGTGGGTCAAGGTCGTCGTGCTGCGCATGCGCTACGTCACGACGATCGACGCCACCGGCGCCCAGATGCTAGCGGAAACGATCGGGCGCCTCGAGCGCGGAGGCACCCGGGTCTTGCTCTCCGCTACGAAGCCCGAGCACGTTCCGGTGTTGCGCGAACTCGGCGTCTTCGATCAACTCGCGCACGAGAATCACGTCTTCGACAACACCCTCGACGCCATCGCCCACGCCCGGTTGCACGTCGCGCGCATTCAACATGAAGAATCCGACGGTGCACCCGCGGCGCCGCGAAGCGGTCAGCACGGCGAGTAG
- a CDS encoding ribonucleoside-diphosphate reductase subunit alpha: MHNTTRVTKRDGSLAPYDGAEVAASIADAARGLDDETARALQLQSDVEITLFDGITTEQLDEAVVQVTLGNVKDDPVYDQIAARLLVKQLYKQVFGDTSDLFGDGSPDTIRLLHVDHFPGYVERGVRDGYLDTRMGELFDLETLARALNPSRDDLLRFIGVQTMRNRYLLTDGQRRVIEVPQFFWMRVAMGLSLGEQDPTAVALELYEVMSRLEYLAAGSTLVGAGTPAAQLSNCFVMQMEDDIEHIAKSIRDVMWITKGTGGIGLSVTKLRSEGSPIRSNNTTSTGPIPFMHTVDSTLRAISRGGKKFGALCFYMENWHADFAQFLDLRQNSGDPYRRTRTADTAVWISDEFMQRVARDDDWYLFDPLETPDLVELTGRAFSERYAQYVEMAEAGELRIHRKLKAREQWKAILVALQSTSHPWITFKDTINTRALNDNTGTIHLSNLCTEICLPQDRDNTAVCNLASVNLSRHLDGVGVEARFDWDRLARTVRTAVRQLDNLVDITASAVPEAEHANLANRAVGLGLMGFTDICERLRIAYDSPAAWELIDEIVEFISWHAIDASCDLARERGAYPNFAGSGWSKGLVPFDTLDRLAAERGEAVEVDRSSRLDWDLLRRRVAGGIRNATLMAVAPTASIGLVAGTTPGLDPQFSHIFSRATSSGKFLEVNRNLVRDLKSAGIWEGVRDELLRHQGDLAKVEGIPSWMTEVYKTSFQLDPTAYLHVAARAQKWIDQAISRNIYLADRNVQTMVDLYQLAWRMGVKTTYYLHMLPRHTAEQSTVKVNKAAATNKRGFGARRPTTPSPTPAEVRGVVGTRAANLQVIGGITIDVDPQEALQCDSCQ, from the coding sequence ATGCACAACACCACCCGCGTCACCAAGCGTGACGGCAGCCTTGCACCCTACGATGGCGCCGAAGTGGCCGCCTCGATCGCCGACGCCGCCCGCGGCCTCGACGACGAGACCGCCCGAGCGCTACAACTCCAGTCCGACGTCGAGATCACGCTGTTCGACGGCATCACCACCGAGCAGCTCGACGAGGCCGTCGTGCAGGTGACGCTGGGCAACGTCAAGGACGATCCGGTCTACGACCAGATCGCCGCCCGCCTGCTCGTCAAGCAGCTCTACAAGCAGGTCTTCGGCGACACTTCCGACCTCTTCGGCGACGGCTCGCCCGACACGATCCGGCTGCTGCACGTCGATCACTTTCCCGGCTACGTCGAGCGCGGAGTCCGCGACGGCTATCTCGACACCCGCATGGGTGAGCTGTTCGACCTCGAGACGCTCGCGCGGGCGCTGAACCCGTCGCGAGACGACCTGCTGCGCTTCATCGGGGTCCAGACGATGCGCAACCGCTACCTGCTCACCGATGGGCAGCGTCGCGTGATCGAGGTGCCGCAGTTCTTCTGGATGCGTGTGGCGATGGGTCTTTCCCTGGGTGAGCAGGATCCGACGGCGGTGGCGCTCGAGCTCTACGAAGTCATGAGCCGGCTGGAGTACCTGGCGGCCGGATCGACGCTCGTCGGTGCCGGCACCCCGGCCGCACAGCTCTCCAACTGCTTCGTCATGCAGATGGAGGACGACATCGAGCACATCGCGAAGTCGATCCGCGACGTCATGTGGATCACCAAGGGCACCGGCGGCATCGGTTTGTCCGTGACCAAGCTGCGTTCGGAGGGCTCACCGATCCGCTCCAACAACACCACGTCGACGGGGCCGATCCCGTTCATGCACACCGTCGACTCGACGCTGCGCGCAATCTCGCGCGGCGGCAAGAAGTTCGGCGCGCTGTGCTTCTACATGGAGAATTGGCACGCCGACTTCGCGCAGTTCCTCGACCTGCGCCAGAACTCCGGCGACCCGTACCGCCGCACCCGCACCGCCGATACCGCGGTGTGGATCTCCGACGAGTTCATGCAGCGCGTGGCCCGTGACGACGACTGGTATCTGTTCGATCCGCTCGAGACGCCCGACCTCGTCGAGCTCACTGGACGCGCGTTCTCCGAGCGCTACGCCCAATACGTCGAGATGGCTGAGGCTGGCGAGCTGCGGATACACCGCAAGTTGAAGGCGCGTGAGCAGTGGAAAGCGATCCTCGTCGCGCTGCAGTCGACGTCGCATCCGTGGATCACATTCAAAGACACAATCAACACCCGCGCACTCAACGACAACACGGGCACGATTCATCTCTCCAATCTCTGCACCGAGATCTGCCTGCCGCAAGACCGCGACAACACCGCCGTCTGCAACCTCGCCTCCGTGAACCTCTCCCGACACCTCGATGGGGTCGGGGTCGAGGCCCGCTTCGACTGGGATCGTCTTGCGCGCACCGTCCGCACTGCTGTGCGCCAGCTCGACAACCTCGTCGACATCACCGCATCCGCTGTGCCGGAGGCGGAACACGCCAATCTCGCCAACCGTGCTGTCGGACTCGGGCTCATGGGGTTCACCGACATCTGCGAGCGACTCCGCATCGCCTACGATTCGCCCGCGGCCTGGGAGCTCATCGACGAAATCGTCGAGTTCATCTCATGGCACGCCATCGACGCGTCCTGCGACCTTGCTCGCGAGCGCGGGGCATACCCCAACTTCGCAGGCTCTGGCTGGTCGAAGGGTCTCGTGCCGTTCGACACGCTCGACCGGCTCGCCGCCGAGCGGGGGGAGGCCGTCGAGGTGGATCGCTCGTCGCGGCTCGACTGGGATCTGCTGCGCCGACGCGTGGCCGGAGGCATCCGCAACGCCACGCTCATGGCCGTTGCGCCCACCGCGTCCATCGGGCTCGTCGCCGGCACCACGCCAGGGCTCGATCCCCAGTTCAGCCACATCTTCAGCCGCGCGACGTCGTCGGGGAAGTTTCTCGAAGTCAATCGCAACCTCGTGCGCGACCTCAAATCGGCGGGCATCTGGGAGGGGGTACGCGACGAGCTGCTGCGTCACCAGGGAGACCTCGCGAAGGTCGAGGGCATCCCGTCGTGGATGACCGAGGTGTACAAGACGAGCTTCCAGCTCGATCCGACGGCGTACCTCCACGTCGCCGCACGGGCTCAGAAGTGGATCGACCAGGCCATCAGCCGCAACATCTACCTCGCCGACCGCAACGTCCAGACCATGGTGGACCTCTACCAGCTCGCCTGGCGCATGGGAGTCAAGACCACCTACTACCTGCACATGCTGCCGCGCCACACCGCCGAGCAGTCCACAGTGAAGGTCAACAAGGCCGCCGCGACGAACAAGCGCGGCTTCGGCGCCCGCCGACCCACGACGCCCAGCCCTACCCCCGCGGAGGTGAGGGGCGTCGTCGGGACGCGGGCGGCGAACCTGCAGGTGATCGGCGGCATCACGATCGACGTGGACCCGCAGGAAGCCCTCCAGTGCGACTCCTGCCAGTGA